The Candidatus Methylomirabilota bacterium DNA window AGGAAGCGGCCCGCGGCGCCACGCTCGAGGAAGTCCAGCGGCGCGTGCCGGACCGGCTCGCCCCCACGTACGAGAAGCCGTTCTCCACGTACGGCGACTACAGGCCGTGGCGCGCGGGCCTCCTGCGCAACATCGAGCGCACCTACGCGATGGTCAGCTGAGGTGCGGGACGGCGGGGCGCATCTCATCGGCAGCGTGCCGCTGGCCGACGCCGAGACGGTATTCCGGACGGTCTGCGCCGCGCTCGGCTCGCATCTCTCCCGCCTCCCGGACGGCGAGACGGGCGAGCGCCGCCGCTGGATCTACTTCCAGCGCCTCATGCTCGAGAAGCATCCGGCCATGGAGGTCGATCCGACCGTCCCGCTCTTCGCGCTGCGCCAGTGGGACGGCAAGCTTCTGCGCGAGATGCACCTGCTTCGCTTCCGGTCGGGGACCGATCCGGACAGCGTGACGTTCGAGACGGGGTATGCGCCTGCGGCGCGCGCCTCGTATGAGACCTTCCAGGCGCTACAGGCTGCCGGGGTGATCCCGCCACGCGTGCGATTCCAGGTCTGCCTGCCGACGCCGATGGCGAGCGCCTACAGGTACGTCAGTCCGAGGGCGCGCGAGCCGTACATCCAGGCGTATGAGCGCGCCCTGCGACAGGCCCTGGACGGCATCGTGAGCGCGATCCCCGCCGCGCAGCTCGCGATCCAGTGGGACGTCTGCCAGGAGGTGTTGGTCTACGAGGGCTTCTTCCCCGACAGACCAGCCGACTACAAGCATCAGATCTCGGCCGAGCTGGCGCGGCTCGGCGGGGCCGTGCCCGACGCGGTCGAGGTCGGATATCACCTGTGCTACGGCTCGCCCGCGGACGAGCACCTGGTCATGCCGCGCGACATGGCGGTCATGGTCGAGATGGCCGACGGTCTGCGCCAGGCCCTCGGGCGGCGCGTCGACTTCCTGCACATACCCGTGCCCAAGGACCGGACCGACGCCGACTACTTCCGCCCGCTCGCTCGGCTGCGGGGCTTCGACGACTCCGCTCTGTATCTCGGGCTGATACACCACGACGACCGCGAGGGTGACCTCGCTCGCATCAGCGCGGCACGGTCATTCGCGGACAGATTCGGAGTCGCCGCCGAGTGCGGCTGGGGGCGGACGGACCCCCAGCGCGTTCCGGCCTTGCTCGAGAGCCACCGCGCCGCCGCTCTGCACATGCGGCGGGCGCCCGCACGAGATCGAGCAGGACGCGCGCCCGGGGTGTAATATCAGCACCCCGGCAGACGTAGTCCAACCCCAGAACCAAGGAGACCACGAGATGGCCCAAGAGAAGATTCCGCTGGACGCGCAGCGCTTCGCCACAGGCATGACCTGGAAGGACTACCTGGCCCAGATGGGCGACACCAAGGCCCGCACCGAGGAGAACTACAACAAGGCCTCGCTGACCGCCGAGGAGAAGCAGTTCTTCAGCTCCTTGGGCCAGGTCAAGTCAATCCTCATGCTCGCCGAGAACTGGTGCGGGGACGTCCACCGCAACTCGCCGATGATCGCGCGGATCGCCGAGGCGATGCCGGGCTGCGAGCTGCGCGTGCACCTCCGCGACCAGAACCCCGACCTGACGGACTGCTTCCTGAACAACGGCTACCGGTCCATCCCCATCGTCGCTTTCTTCGACAAAGACTGGAACGAGATCGGGCGTTGGATCGAGCGGCCGGGAGCCGCCACGCAGAAGATGTTCGCGATCCGCGCCACGACGCTGGACGTCGCGACGGAGGACAAGAAGGACGCCGCGATGGCCGAGTTCCGGAAGCAGGTCCAGGCCGGGTACGACGGCCCAGCCGACAAGAGCTTCTGGCGCGAGACGGCGAAAGAGGTGCGCGGGGTGCTGGAGACGCGGCTCGGCCTCGCAGCCAAGAAGTAGCCGACCGGCGGGATCGCCGAGCCGGGCGCTCAGCTCCGCTCGGCGATCTCGCGCATCTTGCGGAAGGCCAGGTAGCGGAGCCGGTTCGCCTCCGGCATCTTGGAGATGTCCACCTCGGCCACCGTCAGCCCGTACGCCTCGTAGGTCGGGATGTCGCGCTCGGCGAGCGGGGCCATCGACTTCTTCCGCTCGAATGCCGCCTCGATGTACGGCGCCAGCTCCTCCATCTTCCGCGCCTGCCGGGCGGCGTCGCGCTCCCTGAACTCCGGCATTACGTCGCGCGCGAACAGCTCGAGCGACTCGCAGATGTGCTCGTGCCGGTTGTTGCCGCCCTGCTGGATGAAGACGGTCTGGTCCACCCCGTTCGCCTCGAACTGCCGCAGGCTCTCCGCGAGCTGCGCCGGCGCGCCGATGCAGCCAGTTCCGCCGCCGAGCACTTCGAGCCCGATCTGCTCTCGCACGGCGACGAACTTCTTCCAGATGTCTGTCCGCCCAGGCGTGTGCTTGCCGAAGCTGTAGTGGTGACCGAGCGCGAACTGGAAGAAGCGGAAGCCGTCCGTGCCGCGCCGCCCGGCCTCCTCGGCGTCGGGATGGCACGAGAAGCCCGTGACCATGGCAACGTTCGGGTTGACGCTGTGGCCGATCGGCACGCACTCGCGCTTGAACGTGTCGTAGTAGTCCAAGATCCAGTGCGCCGCCTCCGCGGGATCGATGAAGGCGAAGGTGAGCGCG harbors:
- a CDS encoding thioredoxin family protein; protein product: MAQEKIPLDAQRFATGMTWKDYLAQMGDTKARTEENYNKASLTAEEKQFFSSLGQVKSILMLAENWCGDVHRNSPMIARIAEAMPGCELRVHLRDQNPDLTDCFLNNGYRSIPIVAFFDKDWNEIGRWIERPGAATQKMFAIRATTLDVATEDKKDAAMAEFRKQVQAGYDGPADKSFWRETAKEVRGVLETRLGLAAKK
- a CDS encoding LLM class flavin-dependent oxidoreductase, encoding MRFGIFYEHQLPRPWPEGGELKLFQDALSQVELADRLGIDYAWEVEHHFLEEYSHSSAPEVFLAAASQRTKRIRLGHGITLMPPAYNHPARVAERLATLDLVSNGRVEWGTGESASRAELEGFGIDPAERRAMWRETTEQVANMLAMDPYPGYQGKYFAMPVRNVVPKPVQKPHPPLWVACSNRETIHLAAQLGMGALTFAFIDPAEAAHWILDYYDTFKRECVPIGHSVNPNVAMVTGFSCHPDAEEAGRRGTDGFRFFQFALGHHYSFGKHTPGRTDIWKKFVAVREQIGLEVLGGGTGCIGAPAQLAESLRQFEANGVDQTVFIQQGGNNRHEHICESLELFARDVMPEFRERDAARQARKMEELAPYIEAAFERKKSMAPLAERDIPTYEAYGLTVAEVDISKMPEANRLRYLAFRKMREIAERS